Proteins encoded within one genomic window of Rhinoderma darwinii isolate aRhiDar2 chromosome 5, aRhiDar2.hap1, whole genome shotgun sequence:
- the CHCHD7 gene encoding coiled-coil-helix-coiled-coil-helix domain-containing protein 7 isoform X1 yields MSSHRNMRAVDINPCLEESEASSKCLDVNNYQRDMCALYFIRYKQCRKFWMWDPHLYGEPETPARRGEVVTTSRRRVNAEHTVMLKRRGDGVTPAMPTHEERKQILASLENLPY; encoded by the exons ATGTCTTCACACCGGAATATGCGAGCTGTTGATATCAATCCATGTTTGGAG GAAAGCGAGGCTTCATCAAAGTGCTTGGATGTCAACAACTACCAAAGAGACATGTGCGCTCTATATTTTATCCGGTATAAACAGTGCAGAAAGTTTTGG ATGTGGGACCCACACTTATATGGAGAACCGGAGACCCCTGCCCGGCGGGGTGAGGTGGTAACTACATCCAGGAGGAGGGTGAATGCAGAG CACACAGTTATGTTGAAAAGGAGAGGAGATGGTGTGACGCCTGCAATGCCCACTCATGAAGAAAGAAAGCAAATACTGGCATCTCTTGAAAATCTGCCTTACTGA
- the CHCHD7 gene encoding coiled-coil-helix-coiled-coil-helix domain-containing protein 7 isoform X2 codes for MSSHRNMRAVDINPCLEESEASSKCLDVNNYQRDMCALYFIRYKQCRKFWHTVMLKRRGDGVTPAMPTHEERKQILASLENLPY; via the exons ATGTCTTCACACCGGAATATGCGAGCTGTTGATATCAATCCATGTTTGGAG GAAAGCGAGGCTTCATCAAAGTGCTTGGATGTCAACAACTACCAAAGAGACATGTGCGCTCTATATTTTATCCGGTATAAACAGTGCAGAAAGTTTTGG CACACAGTTATGTTGAAAAGGAGAGGAGATGGTGTGACGCCTGCAATGCCCACTCATGAAGAAAGAAAGCAAATACTGGCATCTCTTGAAAATCTGCCTTACTGA